TGCAAATAATTGAAATGCATATGGACTgctattttgaaatataaaaagcGTGTACACGGCTACAGGGTTTGAAATGATACGATAATGGTAATGATACctgtgtgaacttagtaaatgattaggatacaaatgacatgacATTAGGGTcccaaaaaggaaaacaaatgtTTAATTAGAAACTTATATGATTATTTGAGATCTAGCATATGTTGCAGATTCTTTGAAGCTTGTGTAAGCAATCATCAAACATGATATGAATTTTGTATAAGTAGCCCAAATATGTCAACTCTTGTGAGCATACAAGTCCAGTATCCAAATTCAATTTACTTTAGTTTTCCAGGcgaaaaacaataattaaaaatggaaatgaaatggttgaaatgaGTTGAATAGTTATGTTTTCAAATTAAGCGTAGcttgaaatatatatgttataagaTGGAATGGTTGTATGTATACATGATTTGAGTAATATGATCTTGTTATGCAAATGATCTAATTTGTTGGTTATATTGTTGAATTGCACATGAAAGTTAAGAATGCTAGGTGTTATACCAATGTGTTTccaattgtttaattattataatgttaaggtaagttaagtaaattttcacatggacttactaagcattcgttATGCTTACTTCGTtgcctctctttttctttgtagATTGTTAACTTGCAGAACGTATCAATTGAATCTAcgagaagctcacactatcttgATATATATTCGGtagtattttgatcatttttagacttggttatgtggcatgtacataggtgttgTTTTGTTAATGTAAAATCTTAGatttggtttgaatttggttaaTGCTTAATGTTGTGGAAGTTATGTCAATTGGTGTATGTGAGTTGGTAAATGATGTGTGGTGTGAATGGTATTCAAATGACATAATTGAGCATGAATTGGCATAGTTAAATGTTAGTTTGAATGGCTTAAAGGCATAATAGCATAAGTTGagtttgaataggttaaattgatatgttttggtGCCAAGTAGTGGCATATTGGATTTACtgatttgaattggttaaaatgTAATGTTTAATATGAGTTTGGATTGGTTTTGTGTAGGTACAAGTGTGCAAATATGCACCAGATGTGTAAATAGTTTGTTTGTATGGAAATAGGTACTAGATGGCCTTAGGGTGCCAAAAACAGAGTCTATGTCATGACATCAAGCGATGGTTGTTGCGACGAGAATGGATTTCAGGCCATGGCATGATATGGAACCTTCGTCGTTACAATGACACAAGTCAATATGCCATGTCACGACGTTGacaagaaattttgaaaatgttgcaAATTGGTCATTGTTCGATTCTAGGTTAACTTTAGAGCATGTGTTGGCTCTTATAAGACTCGAGAAAGGTTGTATACTATTATTAtggtttaaaatgttaatgtatGCTTGTATTATGTTGTTAATTGAACATTAAATGTTTGTAGTTACTCTGATAATGGATGTGACATCTCGTAGCTCGAACCTGGCAATCGGATCGGATGAGGGTGTTGCACaccattttactaaattttaacttaaaacgcAACGTTGAACTAACTAGCTTAACAACTTTCTTTCCTATTGCTAATTCAAGCCATAACATGTTCATCTTTCTAATGTAAAACCACATATCCAAATCAAAGAATTCACAATTCAAGGTGCTACTATTTTGCTTAGTTGTATCATGAATGTCCATCCAAGTTTGACATGTGatcaataattatatttcaatttttttgcaaaagaaagaaagaaagaaagaaaaccagAGAAAAAAGAATTAACCAGAAAATGGGGGTtcagtttttattttcataatagcTGGGGTTAAATGCTCAATTATTTGggtttagaaaattaaattatttcatagaATGAATGAGTTTTTCATAATAGTTGGGTTAAAAATTTAACTCACATGTATAGAGTTCAGAAGgttgaaaaaatttgagaaagagagaaatgagaaatagaGAACAAAAAGGAATGGagatatgttttttaattttttttttttttttgggtaattCGGGTTCATCCATATGAACCAAAcgtgagaattttttttttcttcacttaTGACTGAAAAAATGGTGTTTGGAGTACTAGTTTTTCATCCATGGAAGATAACGAAGAAAAAACTCACTTACGATTGGAAAAAAGTAGCAATTCAGGTTCATATGCATAGATTTGAATACCAAGATGGAGAAGAAACccataatttttctaattttttggttaatttttttaagtattttatatattatatagtttgtagtttttaaatttaatttatatctattttggatttttatatatttatttctatttttattaaattttaaaatatataattaataaaataaaatttatatattttattaaaatgccACATGGCATTATTTGATTAGCTAacacatttttatcatttattaaccatttgaactaaaaatcataacaaaataatattttagatatcaaattagattaaaaaattttaaataccagtataatagaataaatataagattaaattgtgaattaagcctaaaataaatcaattgaattattttacgGTGGTTAATGTTAATTACTAATGTATATACAAGTAACTTGATGTgataatgaaaattatgaaacgtacacaaataaattttcattattatacaATTATGGATTATATATTTCATACGAAAAACCATAAACTGCCGTCATATTAAACTTTTCTTGGTTGACCAATCAACTCTCTCGAATTAATGCATGAGAATCCAATTGATGGAGTAATCGACGACCAAATccaattatttcaaaattcctTTCTATTTTAGTCAATAAATTAAGCCGCTTTCTTTTACTCCTCAAAACCTCCCCTTCCACTTGTGTTCTTCAAAACAAACCTACAATTTTCAGCTTCTTAATTTCTCCTGGATTAACACTGCtctttccattttgatttttcttttcatatattttcatgGATGGTATTGAAGTTCCCAAGTATTTCCTCTGCCCTATATCTCTGCAAATTATGAAAGACCCAGTGACAGCCACAACCGGCATCACGTATGATCGAGAGAGCATTGAGCAATGGCTACTTACATGCAAAAACACAAGCTGTCCAGTCACCCAGCAGCCTTTGCCTCCAGAATCTGATTTAGCGCCTAACCATACGCTCCGCCGTTTGATCCAATCCTGGTGCACCGAGAACGCGTCGCTTGGCGTTGATCGGATTCCAACCCCTAAACCTTCCCTTGATAAATCTCATTTCTTTAAACTCATCAAACAGCTTCAACAACCTGGTTCCAATATCAAAGCCCTGCAAGAGCTGGATTTCTTGGCggccaaaaataaaagaaaccgGACGTTCATGGTGGAAACCGGGGTGCCTAAAGCTCTGTTATCGTTCATCGTAAATTGTTTCGAGGAAATCTCTGTTCAGGGCCTTGCAGAAGCCCTAAGGGTACTTGTTTTCATTCGAATTCCATTGGCAGAAGCAAAGATTTTTCTTCAAGAATATAATGATCAGATAATCAAATCCTTGATTTGGGTATTGGGATGTGAATTCAAACCCCAAGTTATGGTAAAATCCCACGCCGTTTTAGCATTGAAAACGATGATTCAAGCAGCAAGCTCCGGTTTACTTGAAAGATTAGAACCGCCTTTCTTTGAGATGATCACCGGAGTTTTGAAACAAACCACCACCGTCTCTCAGCAGGGAATGAACGCAGCTTTGCATGCGCTATTAATTGCTTGTCCTTGGGGAAGAAATCGGTTAATGATGGTTGAATCAGGTGCCGTTTCGGCGCTTATCGATCTTGAATTGGGATCACCGGAGAAGAGAACCACCGAGCTTATTCTGGGAATACTTTTCCACCTATGTTGTTGTGCAGATGGGAGAGCTGAGTTCCTTAGCCATAAAGGCGGTCTCGCCGTCGTGACAAAGAGGATTATGAAGGTGTCCCCGACGGCTGATGACCGAGCCGTGTTCATCCTTTCGTTGATAAGCAAATTCGTGGCCACAAATTCGGTTCTTGAAGAAATGGTGGAAGTTGGAACCGTAACAAAGCTTTGCATGATGCTGCAAGTTGACAGTACTGCACCATACTTGAAAGAAAAAGCTACGGGAATCCTTAGATCACACACTGATGAGTGGCGCAAGTTCCCTTGCATCGACAAAACATTTCACAAGGTATATTAATTGaatgtgtatttatttttaatatatatatacacttttacATGTTGAAACACCTCAGTTTGATGAACTCCCAACTCGTTGTCTTAAGTTTAGTTGGAAGAGAGAACGGAACAGTAAGTTAACATCTTGCATATCGACAAAGTAAAGAATAGTGCAAAGTAACAAGAGAAAAAAGCAATATTTATTAACCCAGACGCAGTTCACATGACTAATTTTACTTTGTTGAGTTTTgcttagttaattatttatctaacaaATTTTCTGTATTATCTATTGATTTAAACCTATTTTATTCTGTAGCTtgataatgaatttaattattataattactcATCCGACATATTTTCACatacaaatatgaaaattctctctaataaaatttataaagagtgttaaataaaattgtcaCTAAAAGCACAAAATTGCTATCGAAATAGACATtcaaaaaatttgtattttgcaAATCAACAATTACTGCTACCTATTTATAGACTTCTTCAAAACCTcggttaaaaatatttttgaattatgaattttcacttaaattattttctataattatcCAATAAATTTCTTTATCAGCATGTTTTCTAACAATGTCAAATACTTCGATCAAATTAAGGATAAAGCTcttaaaaaacacaaatttttctCTTCCTTTACGTAAGTCATTCGAATGAATTAAGAGTCTTCACATGAATCTAGTTTTCATTACCACGAATCACTTACCCATTTGTtgcataaaaaaacattttatacaAGACCAACAATCTCGCAACCTTTGACTGTCccaattaaatgtttaaaatgtggTTCTAACATGAGATGGAACATGAAAATGGAACATATAGGCAAAGTTCCTAGCGATCTCTCTTTTTGGCAACATGATAAATCCTTGCAACAACTATTAGCTTTCGATCCAAACAAGTTAAATATCAACAGAACAAGAACATGTCTCCCTTAAGTGGTAGAACACGTGTTAGAAAAATCCTGGtttgaaaatcattttcttacacagtggaaatttaaaattttgaaaacgatccggtttgtgatatttataacaatgaATTCGTACATGTGTTTTCGGCTTAGTAGACGTTCGTAGTACCCAACTTTCATccaaacgatcttctccacTTTTCTCGTATCACGAACTGTTTCGAGTGTGGGTTTGAACCAATTCAATTGAAATGCataactagaaaaagttttctctccttttagggtgaaatgaaaattctctctttttaatagaaatcgatagaattgttattccgaaaaaatttatgtaatagtcgagaataaattctctctactttttgaaagaataacaatctctcaaagttgtgttcATAGCTCTactggtgccatctatttataggaagagaataTATGacccttgttgagttgtagtggtttatttaaatagaaaaacaacatcctaTTTAGAATAGGACTAGGGTGAACGacacaccctagtattcctTCTAAGGTTGTCATCCCTTTCATGTCcatgaggggttttgggcctctctcacatcggATCCAATGatcggtgccatctatttatagaaagaaaaagtagaacccttgttgaattgtaaagtttatatcaaatagaaaaaacaaCTTCCTAGTCCAACTAGGAGAGGGAGAGGAGCTCATACGGCGTGCTTCCCCTCATATGTATTACGATGGGATTCGGGCCTCTCATTGTATTAGGCCCAATTATATTACTGTctagacttttaacccaacaatttataatttaatccaatccaatacatatttttctattttccaaaataaacattaattttccaataaaataattttctcattccAATTTtaccttagtaaaattttaacgattttatccttagtaaaatataaacattaattttccaataaaataattttctcattccAATTTtaccttagtaaaattttaacgattttatccttagtaaaatttaaaaaaatatgtttaatatttcacaactcaacatgtttaCTGTGactgaatgatttattttcattttcaggcttcaaaatagctcaaaaacataaattcattcttccgatcattttttgagtaattcatatagaaatgcaaatgaatcatttacgtttccatttccattttggaaacctacattcatttccaaatgatttcatttctccatttcggaAAAACCATAATCGTTCCTGAATGATTCTAATTTCTCTTTTCGTATTCATtctattcatttctattcaaacacgcaattcatttcaGGTATCAACGAGCTAATGGAGGGACCAATTAGACATATGCAATTAGGgatcaaatgatttattaactcatttagtcattaattataaactcatttagtcacgaagccattccactatagtatcgtgactgagctctccatAGCGACATActattacgaaagcaactactcagtgcccgtccaatgaccttatcataagtgtgttaccctcataggatatccttgatctctttgggatattATTAGTTCTCCCCATATGatcttattttctctcatggtaaccattaaatcttccttcatgaaaattcaatcgCTATCATATAGTGATCAAGTTATCCATCACAAAGATGGACGtcccgtggccacgtttactttttattaatcatgtaatgccaatgagaggatatcatttacccatgtttcgagctatgaattccactattgtgaatgacactaCGTACTGcaaaagtcgtacacccaacacaccagctttcgattccttatctatttgaactcaggcttttacttacatcaaaatgtacgagtcacacatacatagtctgcCAGCCACTTAAGATTTAAGTATGTCatactatgaacgtcacaagtgaataaatctataaaaaaatttaggatatattttgcttgggtctagtccaatgtattgttagtctagtcagtcacatctatgtctctatcttttgggagtcgtCCACCCCGATGCCCAAGAGAAGGCATCTCcataattggacttgatagaaaTCAtcttagtctttcaatcggtttactcattttcgattagattaagggcatgtttaggttcatctactaatgtaagctgtctttttgtattacgatTCGACCACGAaatactgcttagtattagttaaacattagacaatcagtgagcaacatttgcttccattttactttgtatgcaaaaaccatgtaaggacaatatacaaaatattaatgtaattcatgaataattttattaactaatctgttcgaaaaattacaagtgtacttggacgaaaatactacacttagggcaccagatccaacataGTCACTGCGCCAAATCCAGCGACACCTTTGCCCAATAACTTATACCTCTAAGATTGGGTTAGTGCCGAAAAAAAATACACTGCCATATCTATAACCGCACCTCCATTCCCCTCCCTAAATCACACCTTCTTAGTGTTACAGTCTTCAAAAGAAAGACATTTTCCTTCTTCACTCACAACCATagaatttggattttttatgtTTCACCATGTGATTAGTTTTAGTTTGATTAGCAATGCTTATaagattaaattagaaattaatttcacttagaataattaaaatttatttaagattaaatttagacaaattaaCATGGAGTTGGCAacttagatttaattttaataactttatatGTTTTTCTACATTAAAGCAAAAGAGACAGGTAAATCGTTGAAAACGAATGATGTCGAGGATTGAATGTTTCTAAGCAACAAACACTTAGAATTACACTTTATGATATCTAATTTTTATTGCCTTATATCATGGTTAATTTAAATGCATGTCTTTGTAAAATTgttttgtgaaatttatttaatttggttttgaaTGTGCATATgagaatttatttgtttcaacgTAAAAGtttttatggaaaatatttttaaccttCTTCGatgtttatttcatataaaataagatGGTCAATGTATAAGATTTtccaattaatataaaattacccCCTTATTCTCGTAAAATGTcttactaaaattttttttcataacaCATTTTCCAAATTGATAAGGCTCTATTCACTGTAACACCCCCATACCCGACCCAAACATAAGGTCAAAGTACCGGGATGTTACATTCTCTACTATATTCTTCTCTTATCAAATGTTTTCTTATAAA
The sequence above is a segment of the Gossypium raimondii isolate GPD5lz chromosome 4, ASM2569854v1, whole genome shotgun sequence genome. Coding sequences within it:
- the LOC105766598 gene encoding E3 ubiquitin-protein ligase PUB24, whose translation is MDGIEVPKYFLCPISLQIMKDPVTATTGITYDRESIEQWLLTCKNTSCPVTQQPLPPESDLAPNHTLRRLIQSWCTENASLGVDRIPTPKPSLDKSHFFKLIKQLQQPGSNIKALQELDFLAAKNKRNRTFMVETGVPKALLSFIVNCFEEISVQGLAEALRVLVFIRIPLAEAKIFLQEYNDQIIKSLIWVLGCEFKPQVMVKSHAVLALKTMIQAASSGLLERLEPPFFEMITGVLKQTTTVSQQGMNAALHALLIACPWGRNRLMMVESGAVSALIDLELGSPEKRTTELILGILFHLCCCADGRAEFLSHKGGLAVVTKRIMKVSPTADDRAVFILSLISKFVATNSVLEEMVEVGTVTKLCMMLQVDSTAPYLKEKATGILRSHTDEWRKFPCIDKTFHKVY